A window from Drosophila willistoni isolate 14030-0811.24 chromosome XR unlocalized genomic scaffold, UCI_dwil_1.1 Seg143, whole genome shotgun sequence encodes these proteins:
- the LOC26529588 gene encoding inositol polyphosphate 5-phosphatase E: protein MNQGSEERIAASSSNSPRSLFGLLTKRPSKVEPHPVTPDSPHQQQRRPVSACGQYDVSFAKCAAAPLEISTISQNHVVAANHHKSQTLPLEKSHSALISFHRRSKPTAKSKGHTHRYSSDAGSQSDGGADVVMRRKSPKHRSPNHNRFSHQFSLCCKAEKKPLTPPVTVRYNSIPDNGNVLRRDNLSLSWSMVDNQSGSLNSSEGAASTFQRPRPSSECASAPESPVATKTFFSTSAMATSASPTNLSTRSDSLHRAPIRPIAVSACRSRLRLKLYPPGKELPPLQQSSDEVVDIKRATTPQHMSSPNIATQEEDGHSVEQEMPGMRFMSHENMTLQRQGSGSNLARQALVAAHALNLIPAEKARERSYLDGRLGSSSLLGPSELSRVLPQKEVTIFVGTWNMNGHSPPKQMNDFVLPANVEHVPDIVVVGTQESTPDRFEWEVTLQETLGPSHVLFHSTTLGTLHLAVYMRRDLIWYCSAPEDASMSVRTGSAFRTKGAVAISFCLFGTSMLFVTSHLTAHQQKVKERVSDVKRIINALDLPRNLPNLRHKNKDVTQNFDNVFWCGDLNFRLSEPREKLLEWIQNTKFPLPSHLPHGYMHTDQLTSVLADGAAFRGFMEANITFPPTYKYDPGSQNFDTSSKQRAPAYTDRILYKYRQVQGLVIRRQSIVPGISTPTQPYVQCLLYDSVPSITTSDHKPVWALFRTLIRAGTDAIPLAAGLFSRDIYLEGMRRRLNNQYTGASAVCAIQ from the exons ATGAATCAGGGCAGCGAGGAACGCATTGCTGCCAGCTCCTCCAACAGTCCGAGATCGTTGTTTGGTTTGCTAACGAAACGACCTAGCAAAGTGGAGCCACATCCCGTTACACCCGACTCTCCACATCAGCAGCAGCGTCGACCCGTTTCGGCCTGTGGCCAATATGATGTCAGTTTTGCCAAATGTGCAGCTGCCCCACTTGAGATCAGCACAATTTCACAAAACCATGTAGTGGCTGCTAATCATCATAAAAGTCAAACTCTACCGCTCGAGAAATCGCACAGTGCCCTAATAAGCTTCCATAGGCGTAGTAAACCCACGGCCAAGAGTAAAGGGCATACACATCGCTATAGTAGTGATGCTGGTTCCCAGAGTGATGGCGGAGCCGATGTGGTCATGCGTCGCAAGTCACCCAAACATCGTTCGCCCAATCATAATCGATTTAGCCATCAGTTCAGTCTATGCTGCAAAGCCGAAAAGAAGCCCCTAACACCACCAGTAACAGTGCGTTACAACTCCATACCGGACAATGGGAATGTACTGCGTCGAGACAATCTCTCCTTAAGTTGGAGCATGGTGGATAATCAATCGGGATCGCTAAACTCTAGCGAAGGGGCAGCATCTACGTTTCAGCGTCCGCGGCCATCGAGCGAATGTGCCAGTGCACCAGAATCTCCAGTCGCCACAAAGACATTCTTCTCAACATCCGCCATGGCCACCTCAGCATCGCCCACTAATCTGTCAACGCGAAGCGATAGCCTACATCGTGCGCCCATACGTCCAATTGCTGTTTCGGCATGCCGATCACGTCTGCGTTTGAAACTGTATCCACCAGGCAAGGAATTGCCTCCGCTGCAACAGTCTTCGGATGAGGTGGTGGACATAAAAAGGGCAACCACTCCGCAGCACATGTCATCGCCGAATATTGCCACACAGGAGGAAGATGGGCATAGTGTGGAACAGGAAATGCCCGGCATGCGTTTCATGTCCCATGAGAATATGACACTTCAACGTCAGGGTTCCGGATCCAATTTGGCTCGTCAAGCTTTGGTGGCTGCACATGCTCTCAACTTGATACCAGCTGAGAAAGCACGTGAGCGTAGCTATCTTGATGGCCGCTTGGGTTCCTCCTCGCTATTGGGTCCCAGCGAACTGAGTCGAGTGTTGCCCCAAAAGGAGGTCACCATTTTTGTGGGCACTTGGAATATGAATGGTCACAGTCCGCCCAA GCAAATGAATGATTTCGTGTTGCCAGCGAATGTTGAACATGTTCCGGATATTGTGGTGGTTGGCACACAGGAATCCACCCCAGATCGTTTTGAATGGGAGGTCACATTGCAGGAGACCCTTGGACCATCCCATGTGCTATTCCATTCAACGACATTGGGCACTCTCCACTTGGCTGTCTATATGCGACGTGATCTCATTTGGTATTGCTCAGCGCCAGAAGATGCATCGATGTCGGTGCGCACGGGTTCGGCTTTTCGCACAAAAGGCGCTGTGGCAATATCCTTCTGCCTATTCGGTACCTCTATGCTCTTTGTCACCTCCCATTTGACGGCGCACCAGCAGAAGGTGAAGGAACGTGTATCAGATGTTAAACGCATTATTAACGCCTTGGATCTGCCACGGAATTTACCCAATCTAAGGCACAAGAACAAGGATGTTACCCAAAACTTTGACAATGTCTTTTGGTGCGGTGATCTTAATTTCCGATTGAGCGAACCGCGTGAAAAATTGCTAGAATGgatacaaaacacaaaatttcCATTACCCTCGCATTTGCCCCATGGCTATATGCATACGGATCAGCTTACGTCGGTTCTTGCAGATGGTGCAGCTTTTCGTGGCTTCATGGAGGCAAATATAACGTTTCCACCCACCTACAAATATGATCCGGGTAGCCAGAATTTTGATACCTCATCAAAGCAACGGGCTCCGGCCTATACCGATAGGATACTATATAAATATCGTCAGGTTCAAGGTCTGGTTATAAGACGACAAAGCATCGTGCCGGGCATATCCACACCCACGCAACCTTATGTTCAATGTCTGCTGTACGATTCGGTGCCATCGATTACCACCTCAGATCACAAGCCAGTGTGGGCTCTATTTCGCACTCTCATACGAGCTGGAACCGATGC aATTCCACTGGCCGCTGGTTTATTTAGTCGTGACATTTATCTGGAAGGGATGAGACGACGTCTTAATAACCAATATACAGGTGCCTCGGCTGTATGTGCCATAcagtag
- the LOC6645203 gene encoding spermine synthase isoform X2: protein MAAQTILFDFTLDKDKTADAQQRQEVAKILRNELEHVFPQLELAYSMESEENGYFSVLHENKDTIITCRIFQHGLLTLNVEYYLPDGKEPIISFDTIRTLELILRQKLDSDRSKYLPPIKRGGYIDIYMTSSDERIIEYDIDTLVYETRSPFQKIQIMHSKTLGNMLILDELQNIAESDLIYTETLMGRGIENYEGKEICILGGGDGALLYELLKENPKHVVMLEIDELVMQACNKHLNSICGDVLEKRKTDQYEIIVGDCVEYMKKFIAEGRKFDYVFGDLTDIPISGAPIGECWDFIRTIFEHSFKVLKPDGKYLTHGNGTSCIESLELFEEQLGLLKPKVKFTTTKAFVPSFMEEWLFYQVTFA from the exons ATGGCAGCCCAAACCATTCTATTTGATTTCACACTAGACAAGGATAAAACAGCTGATGCCCAGCAACGACAGGAGGTGGCAAAAATACTAAGAAATGAATTGGAGCATGTTTTCCCTCAACTGGAGCTGGCCTACAGCATGGAGTCTGAGGAGAACGGTTACTTTTCTGTTCTCCACGAGAACAAGGATACCATAATCACTTGTCGCATATTCCAGCATGGTCTACTGACTCTCAACGTGGAGTATTATTTACCCGATGGCAAGGAGCCGATCATATCCTTTGAT ACCATACGCACATTGGAACTAATTTTACGGCAAAAATTAGATTCCGATCGATCCAAATATTTGCCTCCAATTAAACGTGGTGGATATATCGATATATACATGACTAGCTCAG ATGAACGCATTATTGAATACGATATCGATACTTTGGTCTACGAGACACGTTCACCGTTCCAGAAGATTCAAATTATGCACTCCAAGACATTGGGAAATATGCTAATACTAGATGAATTGCAAA ATATCGCCGAGTCTGATTTGATCTATACTGAAACATTGATGGGCCGTGGCATTGAGAACTACGAGGGCAAAGAGATTTGCATTCTTGGCGGTGGGGATGGTGCCCTGCTCTACGAACTGCTCAAAGAGAATCCCAAACATGTGGTTATGCTCGAGATTGATGAACTTGTGATGCAGGCATGCAACAAACATCTCAATTCAATTTGTGGTGATGTCCTGGAGAAACGTAAAACCGATCAATATGAGATTATTGTCGGTGATTGTGTTGAGTATATGAAAAAGTTCATTGCCGAGGGACGTAAATTTGATTATGTTTTTGGTGATCTAACTGACATACCCATATCGGGTGCACCGATTGGTGAATGTTGGGACTTTATACGTACAATATTTGAGCATTCGTTTAAAGTATTGAAACCGGATGGTAAATATCTTACCCATGGCAATGGCACCAGCTGTATTGAATCTTTGGAATTGTTCGAGGAGCAGCTGGGGCTGTTAAAGCCAAAAGTAAAATTCACTACAACTAAAGCGTTTGTGCCATCGTTTATGGAAGAATGGCTTTTCTATCAAGTAACCTTCGCTTGA
- the LOC6645203 gene encoding spermine synthase isoform X1: protein MAAQTILFDFTLDKDKTADAQQRQEVAKILRNELEHVFPQLELAYSMESEENGYFSVLHENKDTIITCRIFQHGLLTLNVEYYLPDGKEPIISFDIGKSLENSLALKLKALRGQKLPALKRGDVARYFPSSDERIIEYDIDTLVYETRSPFQKIQIMHSKTLGNMLILDELQNIAESDLIYTETLMGRGIENYEGKEICILGGGDGALLYELLKENPKHVVMLEIDELVMQACNKHLNSICGDVLEKRKTDQYEIIVGDCVEYMKKFIAEGRKFDYVFGDLTDIPISGAPIGECWDFIRTIFEHSFKVLKPDGKYLTHGNGTSCIESLELFEEQLGLLKPKVKFTTTKAFVPSFMEEWLFYQVTFA from the exons ATGGCAGCCCAAACCATTCTATTTGATTTCACACTAGACAAGGATAAAACAGCTGATGCCCAGCAACGACAGGAGGTGGCAAAAATACTAAGAAATGAATTGGAGCATGTTTTCCCTCAACTGGAGCTGGCCTACAGCATGGAGTCTGAGGAGAACGGTTACTTTTCTGTTCTCCACGAGAACAAGGATACCATAATCACTTGTCGCATATTCCAGCATGGTCTACTGACTCTCAACGTGGAGTATTATTTACCCGATGGCAAGGAGCCGATCATATCCTTTGAT ATCGGCAAAAGTCTGGAAAATTCCCTAGCATTGAAATTGAAAGCACTTAGAGGCCAGAAGCTACCTGCCTTGAAGCGCGGTGATGTCGCTAGGTATTTTCCATCATCAG ATGAACGCATTATTGAATACGATATCGATACTTTGGTCTACGAGACACGTTCACCGTTCCAGAAGATTCAAATTATGCACTCCAAGACATTGGGAAATATGCTAATACTAGATGAATTGCAAA ATATCGCCGAGTCTGATTTGATCTATACTGAAACATTGATGGGCCGTGGCATTGAGAACTACGAGGGCAAAGAGATTTGCATTCTTGGCGGTGGGGATGGTGCCCTGCTCTACGAACTGCTCAAAGAGAATCCCAAACATGTGGTTATGCTCGAGATTGATGAACTTGTGATGCAGGCATGCAACAAACATCTCAATTCAATTTGTGGTGATGTCCTGGAGAAACGTAAAACCGATCAATATGAGATTATTGTCGGTGATTGTGTTGAGTATATGAAAAAGTTCATTGCCGAGGGACGTAAATTTGATTATGTTTTTGGTGATCTAACTGACATACCCATATCGGGTGCACCGATTGGTGAATGTTGGGACTTTATACGTACAATATTTGAGCATTCGTTTAAAGTATTGAAACCGGATGGTAAATATCTTACCCATGGCAATGGCACCAGCTGTATTGAATCTTTGGAATTGTTCGAGGAGCAGCTGGGGCTGTTAAAGCCAAAAGTAAAATTCACTACAACTAAAGCGTTTGTGCCATCGTTTATGGAAGAATGGCTTTTCTATCAAGTAACCTTCGCTTGA
- the LOC6645204 gene encoding myophilin isoform X1: protein MSSNRAPKSGFAAEAQRKINSKYSEELAQESLEWIKAVTAEPINTSGDTDNFFEVLKDGVILCKLANALQPGVIKKINESKMAFKCMENISAFLECAKNFGVPTQETFQSVDLWERQNLNSVVICLQSLGRKASNFNKPSIGPKEADKNVRNFSEEQLRAGQNVISLQYGSNKGATQSGINFGNTRHM from the exons ATTAACTCAAAATACAGCGAAGAGCTGGCCCAGGAATCTCTGGAATGGATCAAGGCTGTTACCGCTGAGCCCATCAACACATCCGGTGATACGGACAACTTCTTTGAAGTACTGAAGGATGGTGTGATTCTTTGCAAATTGGCCAATGCCTTGCAGCCGGGCGTTATCAAGAAGATCAATGAAAGCAAAATGGCCTTCAAGTGTATGGAGAACATTTCGGCCTTTTTGGAGTGTGCCAAGAACTTTGGTGTCCCCACACAGGAGACCTTCCAGAGTGTCGATCTCTGGGAACGTCAGAATCTGAACTCTGTGGTCATTTGCTTGCAATCGCTGGGTCGCAAG gCCTCCAACTTTAACAAGCCATCGATTGGACCCAAGGAGGCTGATAAGAATGTGCGCAACTTCAGTGAGGAGCAGCTGCGTGCCGGTCAGAATGTCATCTCTCTGCAGTATGGCTCCAACAAGGGTGCCACCCAATCTGGCATTAACTTTGGCAACACCAGACACATGTAA
- the LOC6645204 gene encoding myophilin isoform X2, producing MYQSKINSKYSEELAQESLEWIKAVTAEPINTSGDTDNFFEVLKDGVILCKLANALQPGVIKKINESKMAFKCMENISAFLECAKNFGVPTQETFQSVDLWERQNLNSVVICLQSLGRKASNFNKPSIGPKEADKNVRNFSEEQLRAGQNVISLQYGSNKGATQSGINFGNTRHM from the exons ATGTACCAGTCCAAG ATTAACTCAAAATACAGCGAAGAGCTGGCCCAGGAATCTCTGGAATGGATCAAGGCTGTTACCGCTGAGCCCATCAACACATCCGGTGATACGGACAACTTCTTTGAAGTACTGAAGGATGGTGTGATTCTTTGCAAATTGGCCAATGCCTTGCAGCCGGGCGTTATCAAGAAGATCAATGAAAGCAAAATGGCCTTCAAGTGTATGGAGAACATTTCGGCCTTTTTGGAGTGTGCCAAGAACTTTGGTGTCCCCACACAGGAGACCTTCCAGAGTGTCGATCTCTGGGAACGTCAGAATCTGAACTCTGTGGTCATTTGCTTGCAATCGCTGGGTCGCAAG gCCTCCAACTTTAACAAGCCATCGATTGGACCCAAGGAGGCTGATAAGAATGTGCGCAACTTCAGTGAGGAGCAGCTGCGTGCCGGTCAGAATGTCATCTCTCTGCAGTATGGCTCCAACAAGGGTGCCACCCAATCTGGCATTAACTTTGGCAACACCAGACACATGTAA